A genomic window from Ruminiclostridium cellulolyticum H10 includes:
- a CDS encoding ArsR/SmtB family transcription factor yields the protein MNLFKVLYEWCEEGECKDGEYTCTDGIEKCFTKACCCINLSKSTISHHFKELQNAGLITYTRKGQSFKCKINKEAIIAIQSFLK from the coding sequence TTGAATTTATTTAAAGTCCTGTATGAATGGTGTGAAGAAGGCGAATGTAAAGACGGGGAATATACCTGTACAGACGGAATTGAAAAATGTTTTACTAAAGCATGCTGCTGTATTAATCTGTCTAAATCAACTATTTCTCATCATTTTAAAGAACTTCAAAATGCAGGCCTAATTACTTATACCCGAAAAGGGCAGAGCTTTAAGTGTAAAATAAACAAGGAAGCAATTATAGCCATACAAAGTTTCTTAAAATAA
- a CDS encoding alpha/beta-type small acid-soluble spore protein: MANNKKLVPEATDALEKLKYEVAAEEGIELKDGYNGDITARDAGKIGGNMVKKMIEYAEKHMKDSE; this comes from the coding sequence ATGGCAAACAATAAAAAGTTAGTACCTGAAGCTACAGACGCACTTGAAAAACTGAAATATGAGGTTGCCGCCGAAGAGGGAATAGAGCTAAAAGACGGTTATAACGGTGATATAACTGCCAGAGATGCTGGAAAAATCGGGGGTAACATGGTTAAAAAGATGATTGAGTATGCTGAAAAGCATATGAAGGATTCAGAGTAA
- the gshAB gene encoding bifunctional glutamate--cysteine ligase GshA/glutathione synthetase GshB, which produces MLKGYEALELSTQMIIKEAINRGINIEVLDWDDNFVRLTKGRRIEYLKQATRTSVDTYISPLIMENKEVTKRILAENGLSVPKGITIKKIDKFNTEVSQFKGKDIVIKPKSTNFGQGVVILKQPFTESDVQNAIEQAFEFDHSVLIEEFISGKEYRFLVIGEEVAAILHRVPANVTGDGKHTIAELVNEKNKHPLRGKGYVTPLEKITLGQIEKDFLKFQGKTFDTIPNINETVYLRENSNISTGGDSIDFTDEIIDAYKTIAVEAAKAVGAKICGADIIIRDINDSPNNNNHSIIELNFNPALHIHDYPYKGKNRQVEKKVLDLLGF; this is translated from the coding sequence ATGTTGAAGGGTTATGAGGCTTTAGAGTTATCGACTCAAATGATTATTAAAGAGGCAATAAATAGAGGTATTAATATTGAAGTTTTAGATTGGGACGACAATTTTGTCAGGTTAACAAAAGGAAGAAGGATAGAATATTTAAAACAGGCAACACGTACTTCGGTCGACACATATATTTCACCTTTAATTATGGAGAATAAAGAGGTTACAAAACGAATATTAGCAGAAAATGGACTGAGTGTTCCAAAAGGAATTACAATCAAAAAAATTGACAAATTCAATACAGAGGTCTCTCAATTTAAAGGAAAAGATATTGTTATTAAACCTAAATCCACAAACTTTGGTCAGGGCGTAGTTATTCTAAAGCAGCCTTTCACAGAATCCGATGTACAAAACGCGATAGAACAGGCATTTGAATTTGATCATTCTGTATTAATAGAAGAATTTATTTCTGGAAAGGAATATAGATTTTTAGTAATTGGTGAAGAGGTTGCAGCTATTCTTCACAGGGTCCCGGCTAATGTTACAGGAGATGGTAAGCATACAATTGCAGAGCTCGTTAACGAAAAGAATAAACATCCTCTAAGAGGAAAAGGTTATGTTACACCGCTGGAAAAAATAACCTTAGGTCAAATTGAAAAAGATTTTTTGAAATTTCAAGGAAAGACGTTTGATACTATTCCAAATATTAACGAAACAGTATATTTGCGTGAAAACTCGAATATTAGCACCGGTGGAGACAGTATAGATTTTACTGATGAAATTATAGATGCATATAAAACAATCGCTGTAGAGGCTGCCAAGGCTGTTGGTGCCAAAATATGCGGTGCGGATATTATTATCCGTGATATAAACGATAGTCCAAACAATAATAATCACAGTATTATTGAATTAAATTTTAATCCGGCACTTCATATACATGATTATCCTTACAAAGGGAAAAACCGACAGGTTGAAAAAAAGGTTCTTGACCTTTTAGGATTTTAA
- a CDS encoding phosphatase PAP2 family protein, giving the protein MSGLKGILYVADINTLLIFNNSIRCKLLDIIMPKLTHLGSATATISTCLMITVMGSGEVRKAGVQALLALALSHLFVRLLKNNVCRLRPKDVLYNINTFNVALDYYSFPSGHTTAAFAIATTLALNLPILAVICFPIALVIAISRLYLGVHYPSDVLAGIAIAIFSSVVLQLIISH; this is encoded by the coding sequence ATGAGTGGATTAAAAGGAATACTATACGTTGCTGATATAAATACACTTCTGATCTTTAATAATTCAATTAGATGTAAATTATTGGATATAATAATGCCAAAGTTAACTCATTTAGGCAGTGCCACTGCGACGATTTCTACTTGCCTGATGATTACTGTAATGGGCAGTGGAGAGGTCAGAAAGGCGGGGGTTCAGGCATTATTAGCCTTGGCATTGAGTCACTTGTTCGTACGTTTATTAAAAAATAATGTTTGTCGGTTAAGGCCCAAGGATGTCTTGTATAATATTAATACCTTTAATGTAGCTTTGGACTATTATTCCTTTCCTTCCGGCCACACAACTGCTGCTTTTGCTATTGCTACAACATTAGCATTGAACCTTCCTATACTGGCAGTAATTTGTTTCCCTATTGCACTTGTAATTGCTATTTCCAGACTCTATTTAGGAGTACACTATCCTTCTGACGTACTTGCGGGAATTGCAATTGCCATATTCTCTTCGGTAGTTCTACAGCTAATAATTAGCCATTAA
- a CDS encoding glutamate--cysteine ligase — translation MNWKFDKVLDVINKTDSKLLLNGKWGVEREAQRVNTNGCLALTDHPAAFGNKLLNNKVTTDFAESQIELITPPMSSVDEVYKFLKLLTLEVIHELKSELLWPFSMPPILPSEERIPIAKYDDTPEGREKEIYRLGLANRYGKKMQMISGIHFNLSFSEGLFDTLYKYFGNGENRNEFIDKSYFAMARNFLRYRWLLIYLFGASPIADITFNSEIPNATSLRVSQFGYSNAEQGNFIVSYNDKSEYLQNLRKLLITKSEKYSKIGTFRDGKQIQLNENILQKDSEFYSTIRLKQVTEEGESQLDAIEKRGVSYAEVRILDINPFEITGISLQQMYFLQVFMLFCLFEESSYIQNNELKLVNKNHNLVSISGRINKLLLNHNTGGQILIEDWGRNIFRKLFKLSNIMDTVENDGKYLNCVLTEYFKLTDRLLLPSSKILNQMELNGDSFITFGIKKALHYKNQNRLGEGLKNVEGL, via the coding sequence ATGAATTGGAAGTTTGATAAAGTATTAGATGTTATTAATAAAACTGACAGCAAGCTCTTACTAAACGGAAAATGGGGTGTTGAGAGGGAGGCCCAAAGGGTAAATACAAATGGTTGTTTAGCTTTAACTGATCATCCGGCTGCATTTGGAAATAAGCTTCTAAATAATAAGGTTACTACTGATTTCGCTGAAAGTCAGATTGAACTTATTACGCCTCCTATGTCATCGGTTGATGAAGTATATAAGTTTTTGAAGTTGCTAACTTTGGAGGTTATTCACGAACTTAAAAGTGAATTACTATGGCCTTTTAGTATGCCTCCTATTTTACCTTCAGAAGAAAGGATTCCAATTGCAAAATACGATGATACACCTGAAGGCAGAGAGAAGGAGATATACCGACTGGGACTTGCAAATCGTTATGGCAAAAAAATGCAGATGATTTCTGGTATACATTTTAATCTGTCCTTTAGCGAAGGGTTATTTGATACTTTATATAAATATTTCGGTAACGGTGAAAATAGGAATGAGTTTATTGATAAAAGCTATTTTGCAATGGCAAGAAATTTTTTAAGGTATCGATGGCTTCTAATATACCTTTTTGGAGCTTCTCCAATAGCTGACATTACATTTAATTCTGAAATTCCAAACGCAACCTCCTTACGTGTCAGTCAATTTGGTTATTCAAACGCGGAACAAGGAAATTTTATAGTATCATATAATGATAAATCTGAATATTTACAGAATTTAAGAAAATTGTTGATAACAAAAAGTGAGAAGTACTCAAAAATTGGTACATTTAGAGATGGTAAACAAATTCAGCTTAATGAAAATATACTTCAAAAAGATAGTGAATTTTACTCGACTATACGCCTGAAGCAGGTTACTGAAGAAGGTGAAAGTCAATTAGATGCAATTGAAAAAAGAGGTGTAAGTTATGCTGAAGTGCGGATTTTAGATATAAATCCTTTTGAGATAACGGGAATAAGCCTTCAACAAATGTATTTTTTACAGGTGTTTATGCTCTTTTGCCTTTTTGAAGAAAGCAGCTATATACAAAATAATGAGCTGAAACTTGTAAATAAAAATCATAATTTAGTTTCTATTTCAGGAAGAATAAATAAGCTTCTGCTTAATCATAATACAGGAGGGCAGATACTTATAGAAGATTGGGGCCGGAATATATTTCGAAAATTGTTTAAACTTTCAAATATCATGGATACAGTGGAGAATGATGGGAAATATCTAAATTGCGTTTTAACAGAATATTTTAAGCTTACGGATAGATTACTTCTTCCATCTAGTAAAATTCTAAATCAAATGGAACTCAATGGAGATAGTTTTATAACTTTTGGGATTAAAAAGGCTTTGCACTACAAGAACCAAAACAGATTAGGGGAGGGACTAAAAAATGTTGAAGGGTTATGA
- a CDS encoding IS3-like element ISCce3 family transposase (programmed frameshift), with protein MKRYDNSFKEQAVRLVTEQGKSVSIVAKDIGIHENTLYKWIDQYKTHKENAFPGSGNLRPEDEELRKLKKRVADLEMENELPKKSNGNLRERPEIIYPIIHKYRFKFPVQKMCQILKISRSGYYAWIKRPESLRKKRNVELLEKIRNIHKVSRETYGSPRITKALKNEGINCGKNRIAKLMKENNITAKTRKKFKATTNSKHNYPVADNILNQDFTASRPNQIWVADITYIPTDEGWLYLAAIVDLYNRKVVGWAMDITMTKQLCIDALKQAIGRQRPSNGVIHHSDRGVQYASKEYQKVLKSNGFTASMSRKGNCYDNACMESFFGTLKTELIYLTRFKTRTEARLAIFEYIEVFYNRIRLHSKLGYKSPVEFEKQNKAA; from the exons ATGAAACGTTATGATAATAGTTTTAAAGAACAAGCGGTCCGTCTTGTTACAGAGCAAGGTAAAAGTGTATCAATTGTGGCTAAAGACATTGGAATCCACGAAAACACTCTATACAAATGGATTGACCAGTACAAAACTCATAAAGAGAATGCTTTCCCAGGTAGCGGCAACCTAAGACCTGAAGATGAAGAACTCAGGAAACTTAAGAAGCGTGTTGCAGACCTTGAAATGGAGAATGAATTAC CTAAAAAAAGTAACGGCAATCTTCGCGAAAGACCGGAAATAATATATCCTATCATTCACAAATACCGCTTCAAATTTCCTGTTCAGAAGATGTGCCAAATACTAAAAATATCAAGAAGCGGTTATTATGCTTGGATTAAAAGGCCTGAAAGCTTGCGCAAGAAAAGGAATGTGGAACTTCTTGAAAAAATCAGAAACATTCACAAAGTATCCCGTGAAACCTATGGAAGCCCCCGGATAACCAAGGCTTTAAAGAATGAAGGCATAAACTGTGGTAAAAATCGTATAGCTAAACTGATGAAGGAAAATAATATTACTGCTAAAACTAGGAAGAAGTTTAAGGCTACAACTAATTCAAAGCACAATTACCCGGTTGCAGATAATATCCTAAATCAGGACTTTACAGCTTCTAGGCCTAATCAAATCTGGGTTGCAGATATTACTTATATTCCTACAGACGAGGGTTGGCTCTATTTGGCTGCCATTGTTGATCTCTACAACAGAAAAGTTGTTGGATGGGCAATGGATATCACTATGACAAAACAGCTTTGTATAGATGCTTTAAAGCAAGCCATCGGCAGGCAGAGACCATCAAATGGAGTGATTCATCATTCCGACCGAGGGGTCCAATATGCCAGCAAGGAATATCAGAAAGTACTGAAAAGCAATGGTTTTACAGCAAGTATGAGTCGCAAGGGTAACTGTTACGATAATGCCTGTATGGAATCATTCTTTGGAACTCTCAAAACGGAGCTTATTTACTTAACAAGGTTCAAAACAAGGACTGAGGCCCGTCTGGCTATCTTTGAGTATATTGAAGTCTTTTATAATCGGATACGATTACATTCAAAGCTTGGCTATAAGTCGCCTGTGGAATTTGAAAAGCAAAACAAAGCTGCTTAA
- a CDS encoding N-acetylglucosaminidase, giving the protein MYAKANAKKQDKIQNKGGVLQKAKSPNRRNIKQQNPTEIIQRIRINPESMTQKDVVQLQHTIGNQAVQRLMSRLHNKNGYNAEDKPIQKKEEKKKEIQSISERNSPLGLPINLKEGLESLSNIDLSDVQVHYNSDKPQDVGALAFTQGNNIHIAPGQEKLLPHEGWHTVQQKQGRVQPTMQMKTGTLVNEDAGLEKEADAMGSRAERESSGNKTLQFKGYSKLNLPDYNENVIQKKDNASKIGKKVIYNQQTKNYKIINSKDGYEKDWSETPPKCMQIVYSKTLKYALCNNTGEIASYLTSGWYTDPLWAQGIKVSSYDVSLQDSLNKQMKLSAKPQTQKNGKWVNAETDQVKKYLDPSNFNDGVSKYQFLDLSASADISEKEMTKFLSGKGVLSGHAKTYLDAAKKYNVSEVYLAAHSALETGNGTSELAKGVKVEGVKVYNMYGINATDKDPVGEGSKYAYKMKWTSIDKAIDGGAEWISKNYINSSSHSQNTLYKMRWNPASPGEHQYATDIAWAVNQTSSLKKMYDSFPSASLKFDIPVYK; this is encoded by the coding sequence ATGTATGCAAAAGCAAATGCCAAAAAGCAGGATAAAATTCAAAACAAAGGAGGTGTATTGCAAAAGGCTAAGTCTCCTAACAGGCGAAATATTAAACAGCAAAACCCGACGGAGATAATTCAACGTATCCGGATAAACCCTGAATCGATGACACAAAAAGATGTAGTACAACTTCAACATACAATTGGGAACCAAGCAGTTCAACGGTTAATGTCTCGGCTCCATAATAAAAATGGTTATAATGCAGAAGATAAACCCATACAGAAGAAAGAAGAAAAAAAGAAAGAGATTCAATCCATATCAGAAAGGAATTCCCCATTGGGTCTGCCTATTAATCTAAAAGAAGGACTTGAATCACTCTCGAATATTGATCTTTCAGATGTTCAGGTACACTATAATTCAGATAAACCTCAAGATGTAGGTGCTTTAGCTTTTACTCAAGGAAATAATATTCATATCGCACCCGGCCAAGAGAAGCTTCTTCCCCATGAAGGCTGGCATACAGTGCAGCAAAAGCAGGGTAGAGTACAGCCCACCATGCAAATGAAAACAGGAACACTTGTTAATGAAGATGCAGGTCTTGAAAAAGAAGCTGATGCTATGGGGAGTAGAGCTGAAAGAGAAAGTTCAGGAAACAAAACCTTACAATTTAAGGGATATTCAAAATTAAATCTGCCAGATTATAATGAAAATGTTATACAAAAGAAAGACAATGCTTCCAAAATCGGCAAAAAAGTAATATACAACCAACAAACAAAAAACTATAAAATAATTAATAGCAAGGATGGTTACGAAAAGGATTGGAGTGAAACCCCGCCAAAATGCATGCAAATTGTATATAGTAAAACTTTGAAATATGCATTATGCAACAATACTGGTGAAATTGCAAGTTACTTAACTTCTGGCTGGTACACAGATCCACTTTGGGCCCAAGGAATAAAAGTTAGTAGCTATGATGTAAGCTTACAAGATTCATTAAATAAACAGATGAAACTAAGTGCAAAACCTCAAACACAAAAGAATGGTAAATGGGTTAATGCGGAAACCGATCAGGTAAAAAAATATTTAGATCCAAGTAACTTTAATGATGGTGTAAGCAAATACCAATTTCTTGATTTATCGGCATCTGCTGATATAAGTGAGAAAGAGATGACAAAATTCTTATCAGGTAAAGGAGTTCTTTCTGGTCATGCAAAGACTTATTTGGACGCAGCTAAGAAATATAATGTCAGCGAGGTGTACTTAGCAGCACATTCAGCACTTGAAACAGGTAATGGCACAAGTGAACTAGCTAAGGGGGTCAAGGTAGAAGGAGTAAAAGTTTATAATATGTATGGCATCAATGCCACTGACAAAGACCCTGTAGGTGAAGGTTCCAAATATGCATATAAAATGAAATGGACTTCGATAGATAAAGCTATCGATGGTGGTGCTGAATGGATTTCTAAAAACTATATAAATAGTTCTTCACATAGCCAAAATACTTTGTATAAAATGCGATGGAACCCTGCTTCACCCGGTGAGCATCAATATGCCACAGATATAGCATGGGCTGTTAATCAAACCTCTAGTCTTAAGAAAATGTACGATTCTTTTCCTAGTGCTTCTTTAAAGTTTGATATTCCAGTATATAAGTAA